One window of Campylobacter avium LMG 24591 genomic DNA carries:
- a CDS encoding flagellar basal body P-ring protein FlgI, whose translation MRILTLFLLMLFSLKAAQVKDLANTVGVRDNQLIGYGLVVGLNGSGDGTNSEFTIQSISNLLQGMNIKISPDDIKSKNTAAVMVTANLPAFAKSGDKIDITVSSMGDAKSLQGGTLLLTALRGIDGEIYAIAQGVVAVGGLSGGVGGRGGNHSTSATIMSGATVEREIPYNFAENNNLTLSLKTASFKTANDIQQALNFAFDSEIAQAIDSRTIRLSKPDEVSAVEFMARVLEQEVDFSPESKVVIDERTGTIIAGINIEVEPILITHKDITIKIEPNSNTTTVAQNELDMKDGGVIDPASNTVKINSQKTTVANVARMLNKLGASPTDIIAIMQNLKRAGAISAELEVI comes from the coding sequence ATGAGAATTTTAACACTTTTTTTGCTTATGCTTTTTAGCTTAAAAGCAGCACAGGTTAAGGATTTGGCTAATACTGTTGGGGTTAGGGACAATCAGCTTATTGGCTATGGTTTAGTTGTGGGTCTTAACGGCAGTGGAGACGGAACAAATAGTGAATTTACCATACAATCCATATCAAATTTACTTCAAGGAATGAATATAAAAATAAGTCCAGATGATATAAAATCAAAAAACACAGCAGCCGTTATGGTTACAGCAAATTTGCCGGCCTTTGCAAAGAGTGGAGATAAGATAGATATAACCGTTTCATCCATGGGTGATGCGAAGTCTTTGCAAGGTGGAACACTTTTGCTTACCGCTTTAAGAGGGATTGACGGCGAAATTTATGCCATAGCACAAGGCGTGGTAGCTGTTGGAGGTCTTAGCGGCGGCGTTGGAGGAAGGGGTGGAAATCACTCAACAAGTGCTACTATTATGAGCGGAGCAACTGTTGAGAGAGAAATCCCTTACAATTTTGCAGAAAATAACAATCTCACATTAAGCCTAAAAACAGCTTCTTTTAAAACAGCAAACGACATACAACAGGCTTTAAATTTCGCTTTTGATAGCGAGATTGCACAAGCTATTGATTCAAGAACCATAAGACTTAGCAAGCCAGATGAAGTTTCTGCGGTTGAGTTTATGGCTAGGGTTTTGGAACAAGAGGTTGATTTTTCACCAGAAAGCAAGGTTGTAATCGATGAAAGAACTGGCACCATAATAGCTGGCATAAACATAGAAGTAGAGCCAATACTCATCACACACAAGGATATAACTATAAAGATAGAACCAAATTCTAATACAACAACTGTGGCTCAAAATGAATTAGACATGAAAGATGGTGGTGTTATAGACCCAGCCTCAAATACGGTTAAGATTAATTCTCAAAAAACAACAGTTGCAAATGTAGCTAGAATGCTAAATAAACTAGGAGCAAGTCCTACAGATATAATAGCCATAATGCAGAATTTAAAAAGAGCCGGTGCTATAAGTGCAGAATTAGAGGTGATATGA
- a CDS encoding leucyl aminopeptidase, whose translation MKIEFSTKKIEQIKADLELVFVVNKNIKKFSKSKAVFDFTQYKGEGTCLDIENKILYVELKELDYESIRLAFSDAFKFASKLNIKSIKSPCILHECVVKSFVAMAEGFLFASYEFNKYKSEKKDSKDLKLIISSSEINNKNFSANEAKIGLERGEILALACAFTKDIVNDIPQNYTPLKMAEDAKNLAKKDKNITCKIHDEKFLEKEKMNAFLAVNRASVHPPRLIHLSYKPKNAKKRVVFVGKGLTYDSGGLSLKPADYMLTMKYDKSGGAAAMGIIKAISELGLEIEVHSIIGATENMIGGDAYKPDDVLISREGVSIEVRNTDAEGRLVLADCLSYAQDLKPDILIDLATLTGACVVGLGEYTTGIMGNNEKLQNDFYESSKKSGEYATVLHFNPYLKELIKSNIADVSNTSSSRYGGAITAGLFLEKFIRKEFKDKWLHLDIAGPAYVEKAWSYHSFGASAAGLRMCVNFVISLLRKEK comes from the coding sequence ATGAAAATAGAATTTAGCACAAAAAAGATAGAACAAATAAAGGCTGATTTAGAACTTGTTTTTGTAGTTAATAAAAATATAAAAAAATTTAGCAAATCAAAGGCGGTATTTGACTTCACGCAGTATAAAGGCGAAGGAACTTGCCTTGATATAGAAAATAAAATTTTATATGTGGAGCTTAAGGAGCTTGATTACGAGAGCATTAGATTGGCCTTTAGCGACGCATTTAAATTTGCTAGCAAGCTAAACATAAAAAGTATCAAAAGTCCTTGTATATTACATGAGTGTGTTGTTAAAAGCTTTGTTGCTATGGCTGAGGGCTTTTTATTTGCCTCTTATGAATTTAACAAATACAAAAGCGAAAAAAAGGATAGCAAGGATTTAAAACTCATCATCTCAAGCAGTGAGATAAATAACAAAAATTTCAGTGCAAATGAAGCAAAAATTGGTCTTGAAAGAGGTGAAATTTTAGCCTTAGCTTGTGCTTTTACAAAGGATATTGTGAATGATATACCTCAAAATTACACTCCTTTAAAAATGGCCGAGGATGCTAAAAATTTAGCAAAAAAAGATAAAAACATTACTTGTAAAATTCATGATGAAAAATTTTTAGAAAAAGAAAAAATGAATGCCTTTTTAGCCGTTAACCGTGCGTCTGTACATCCTCCAAGGCTGATACACTTAAGCTATAAGCCTAAAAATGCCAAAAAAAGGGTGGTTTTTGTAGGCAAAGGATTAACTTATGATAGCGGTGGCCTTAGCTTAAAACCTGCTGATTATATGCTTACTATGAAATATGACAAAAGCGGTGGTGCAGCTGCTATGGGTATTATAAAGGCGATTAGTGAGCTGGGATTAGAAATAGAAGTGCATTCTATAATAGGAGCTACCGAAAATATGATAGGAGGCGATGCTTACAAACCGGATGATGTTTTAATCTCTAGAGAGGGTGTAAGCATAGAGGTTAGAAACACCGACGCTGAGGGAAGATTGGTTTTGGCTGATTGTTTATCTTATGCGCAAGATTTAAAACCTGATATTTTAATAGACTTAGCAACCCTAACCGGAGCTTGCGTAGTAGGACTTGGAGAATACACTACAGGAATTATGGGAAATAATGAAAAATTACAAAATGACTTTTATGAAAGCAGTAAGAAAAGCGGAGAATACGCGACAGTGCTTCATTTCAACCCATACTTAAAAGAACTTATAAAATCAAACATAGCAGATGTTAGCAACACTAGCTCAAGCAGATACGGAGGAGCGATAACCGCTGGCTTATTTCTTGAAAAATTCATAAGAAAAGAATTTAAAGACAAATGGCTACACCTTGATATAGCAGGGCCTGCGTATGTGGAAAAAGCTTGGTCTTATCATAGTTTTGGAGCAAGTGCAGCTGGTCTTAGAATGTGCGTGAATTTTGTTATAAGCTTATTAAGGAAAGAAAAATGA
- a CDS encoding TSUP family transporter — protein MDITNFELETIYYFILFFIAILAAFIDSIVGGGGLITLPALMASGIPSHLALSTNKLQSVFGSFTASASYFKSRSMPHLAWGVFFTGLGAGLGAYTVLLINDKHLKLIILILLTITFLYTVLKPSLGKKASKPKMKNIKLFHILCGTSIGFYDGFLGPGTGSFLIFACVLLLGYDMKRASINTKILNFSSNVVSLAVFLWHYEVMFLLGVVMGCGQIIGAFVGAKLVLKTNTKFIKILFIVVVGATIAKVSYDYFKSFF, from the coding sequence ATGGATATAACAAATTTCGAACTTGAGACTATTTATTATTTTATCTTATTTTTTATAGCAATACTTGCCGCCTTTATAGACTCCATAGTTGGCGGCGGCGGACTTATAACTCTGCCAGCACTTATGGCAAGTGGAATTCCATCTCACTTAGCCCTTTCTACAAATAAACTTCAAAGCGTTTTTGGTTCTTTTACAGCAAGTGCTAGTTATTTTAAGTCAAGAAGCATGCCTCATTTGGCTTGGGGTGTGTTTTTTACGGGTCTTGGAGCTGGTCTTGGAGCTTATACTGTTTTGCTTATAAATGATAAGCATTTAAAATTAATCATTTTGATTTTGCTTACCATAACCTTTCTTTACACGGTTTTAAAACCTAGTTTGGGCAAAAAAGCATCCAAGCCAAAGATGAAAAACATCAAACTTTTTCACATCTTATGTGGCACTAGTATAGGTTTTTATGATGGATTTTTGGGGCCTGGAACCGGCTCTTTTTTGATTTTTGCTTGTGTGCTTTTGCTAGGATATGATATGAAAAGGGCTAGTATTAATACTAAAATTTTAAATTTTTCAAGCAATGTAGTGTCTTTGGCCGTATTTTTGTGGCATTATGAGGTCATGTTTTTACTTGGTGTTGTGATGGGGTGTGGTCAAATAATAGGTGCATTTGTCGGAGCTAAATTAGTGCTAAAAACCAACACAAAATTCATTAAAATACTTTTTATAGTGGTTGTTGGTGCTACGATAGCAAAGGTTTCTTACGATTATTTTAAAAGCTTTTTTTAG
- a CDS encoding flagellar biosynthesis anti-sigma factor FlgM, whose protein sequence is MINPVKQSFVASANLSNTAQVSKEGRAEQGQKVENDRFSKIEQQIKSGEYKLDLNATAKAITEELI, encoded by the coding sequence ATGATTAATCCAGTCAAACAAAGTTTTGTTGCGAGTGCCAACCTTAGCAATACAGCTCAAGTAAGCAAAGAGGGTAGGGCAGAGCAAGGTCAAAAGGTTGAAAACGATAGGTTTTCTAAGATAGAACAGCAAATTAAAAGTGGCGAGTATAAGCTGGACTTAAACGCTACTGCAAAGGCTATCACAGAGGAGCTTATATAA
- the ychF gene encoding redox-regulated ATPase YchF — translation MSLAVGIVGLPNVGKSTTFNALTRAQNAESANYPFCTIEPNKALVPVPDHRLKKLAKIVKPQKIMYSLIEFVDIAGLVKGASKGEGLGNKFLSNIRETEAILHIVRCFEDENISHVEGTVDPIRDIEIINTELILADIEQLSKKIEKLSKEAKANTKGAKESLEIAQKLLEHLNQNLSANSFDERENPYCKALFKELRLLSAKEVIYGANVDEAHLIQDNDFVKALKEYAKKTNSEIIKLCARIEEEMIALSDEEANELLLSLGAEKSGLEQIIRVCFAKLGLISYFTAGEVEVRSWTIKNGYKAPKAASVIHNDFEKGFIKAEVISYDDFITYGGEAKAKEAGKLRLEGKDYVVKDGDVMHFRFNV, via the coding sequence ATGAGCTTAGCAGTAGGCATAGTAGGCTTACCAAATGTTGGTAAATCAACTACCTTTAACGCACTAACTAGGGCGCAAAACGCTGAGAGTGCAAACTACCCCTTTTGCACCATAGAGCCAAATAAAGCACTTGTGCCGGTTCCTGATCATAGGCTTAAGAAATTAGCAAAGATAGTAAAACCACAAAAAATCATGTATTCTTTAATCGAATTTGTGGATATTGCGGGGCTTGTAAAAGGAGCTAGCAAGGGGGAAGGCCTTGGAAATAAATTTCTTTCAAACATAAGAGAAACCGAGGCAATTTTACATATAGTAAGATGCTTTGAAGATGAGAATATAAGCCATGTAGAAGGAACAGTAGACCCTATAAGAGATATAGAAATAATAAATACAGAACTAATCTTAGCAGATATAGAACAACTTAGCAAAAAGATAGAAAAGCTAAGCAAAGAAGCAAAGGCAAACACAAAGGGAGCAAAAGAAAGCCTAGAAATAGCACAAAAACTGCTAGAGCATTTAAATCAAAATTTAAGTGCAAACAGCTTTGATGAAAGAGAAAATCCGTATTGCAAGGCTTTATTTAAGGAGCTTAGACTGCTTTCTGCAAAGGAAGTTATTTATGGTGCTAATGTAGATGAGGCTCACTTGATACAAGATAATGATTTTGTAAAGGCATTAAAAGAATACGCTAAGAAAACAAACAGTGAGATAATAAAGCTCTGTGCTAGGATAGAAGAAGAGATGATAGCTTTGAGTGATGAGGAGGCAAATGAGTTGTTGCTGTCTTTGGGTGCTGAAAAAAGCGGCTTGGAGCAAATCATTAGAGTATGTTTTGCTAAGTTAGGGCTGATAAGCTATTTCACAGCCGGAGAAGTAGAAGTAAGGTCTTGGACTATAAAAAATGGATACAAGGCACCAAAGGCTGCAAGCGTGATACATAATGACTTTGAAAAAGGTTTTATAAAGGCTGAGGTTATAAGCTATGATGATTTTATAACTTATGGCGGCGAGGCAAAGGCTAAAGAAGCCGGCAAATTAAGGCTTGAGGGCAAGGACTATGTTGTAAAAGACGGCGATGTCATGCACTTTAGATTTAATGTCTAA
- the flgN gene encoding flagellar export chaperone FlgN, protein MIKQYLDSSNEILDKLITLTDEDIQNIKQAKHDSVPKSVESKNKLIAEFYVVKKNLDNALIQLSEGGKKDLSVLLDDLDKEKLGEFKKRLKELHKKNKEYAKLVIVVKNYFDGLLNTMFDSESGTNNAYSQRQTDVQSLFKMNV, encoded by the coding sequence ATGATAAAACAATACCTAGATTCTAGTAACGAAATACTAGATAAGCTTATCACACTTACAGATGAAGATATCCAAAACATAAAACAAGCAAAACACGACTCCGTTCCTAAAAGCGTGGAAAGTAAAAATAAACTAATAGCTGAATTTTATGTTGTTAAAAAAAATTTAGACAATGCCTTAATACAGCTTAGCGAGGGCGGTAAGAAGGATTTAAGCGTCTTGCTTGATGATCTTGATAAAGAAAAATTGGGCGAATTTAAGAAGCGATTAAAAGAATTGCATAAGAAAAATAAAGAATACGCCAAACTAGTAATAGTAGTAAAGAACTATTTTGATGGTTTGTTAAATACCATGTTTGATAGCGAAAGTGGAACAAATAATGCTTATTCTCAAAGACAAACAGATGTTCAGTCATTATTTAAGATGAATGTGTAG
- the flgK gene encoding flagellar hook-associated protein FlgK: MSIFATLSKGVSGLKASELQISTTSNNISNVGSTFYTRQRAVQTTAGYYNSYGGVELGMGTTIESIVRLHDEYSYLKLKDSTTQLEYTNYMKTKLEEIAKRFPDIQTNGILADLEAYNAAWNSFSTSPNDSAVKENLITVAKTLTNHINDAYADMMKIEQAINEDIALTVDEINRIAKEIANINNEISKQESLPTDTANELRDRRDELEMTLSKLVGNVATKTIMEQNSRLDSTMTDKGTYYNLSISGVSIVNGSTFTPLKIMTDEVTNSHKVVVQGIDEKILDLTGRISGGKLGAQLDLRGREFDTSSKEWSKGSVQEYKNMLDTFAKTMITHTNNIYAASAKSSVSSDYYEGLRADTVLMNYDKNVQIGSFDIVIYDEAGLETSRKTINIDVNTTMQDIINQISSNTDDDGDLNNLNDVDDYVSAIFSTDSKTNSGQFQISLINPGFKIAIEDNGTNFPGAFNVGGFFSGTDATSMSVKSEYLNDPSLLRGSKNGSDGDNDISNQIIQLQYEELNFYNADGTVNKVSIDGYYRLFTGRIASDGEAVTNTHSTNTTLYNTVYDEFQSKNGVSTNEELAALIQFQSSYGAAAKVVTTVDQMLDTLLGLKQ; this comes from the coding sequence ATGAGTATATTTGCTACTTTGAGTAAAGGGGTTTCTGGGTTAAAAGCCTCAGAGCTCCAAATTTCTACGACTTCAAACAATATATCAAATGTGGGTAGCACTTTTTATACAAGGCAAAGAGCTGTGCAAACTACGGCTGGATACTATAACAGCTATGGTGGCGTAGAACTTGGTATGGGAACTACCATAGAATCCATAGTAAGGCTTCATGACGAATACTCATACTTAAAACTAAAAGATTCCACCACTCAGCTAGAATACACAAATTATATGAAAACAAAGCTCGAAGAAATTGCTAAGAGGTTTCCAGATATACAAACTAATGGTATCTTGGCAGACTTAGAAGCTTATAATGCTGCTTGGAATTCCTTTTCAACTTCACCAAATGACAGTGCTGTAAAAGAAAATTTAATAACAGTAGCAAAGACCCTAACAAATCACATAAACGATGCTTATGCTGATATGATGAAGATAGAACAGGCTATAAATGAAGATATAGCTTTAACTGTTGATGAGATTAATAGGATTGCAAAAGAAATTGCAAATATTAATAACGAAATAAGCAAGCAAGAATCTTTGCCAACTGATACTGCAAATGAGTTAAGAGATAGACGCGATGAGCTTGAAATGACTTTATCAAAGCTAGTTGGCAATGTCGCAACAAAGACTATTATGGAGCAAAATAGTAGATTAGATAGCACCATGACAGATAAGGGAACATACTATAATCTCAGCATTAGCGGTGTTTCTATAGTAAATGGCTCAACCTTTACCCCTCTTAAAATAATGACAGATGAGGTAACAAACAGCCACAAAGTAGTTGTTCAAGGCATAGATGAAAAGATTTTAGATCTTACAGGTAGGATAAGCGGTGGAAAACTAGGTGCACAGCTTGATTTAAGGGGTAGGGAATTTGATACCTCATCTAAGGAATGGAGCAAAGGTAGTGTGCAAGAGTATAAAAACATGCTAGATACTTTTGCAAAAACCATGATAACTCATACTAATAACATATATGCTGCCTCTGCCAAGTCCTCTGTAAGCTCTGATTATTACGAAGGTCTTAGAGCTGATACTGTTTTGATGAATTATGATAAAAATGTACAAATTGGTTCTTTTGATATAGTTATATATGATGAGGCAGGCTTAGAAACATCTAGAAAAACTATAAATATAGATGTTAATACAACCATGCAAGATATAATTAATCAAATTTCATCAAATACAGATGATGACGGAGATTTAAACAACTTAAACGACGTGGATGACTATGTAAGTGCTATATTTTCAACAGATAGCAAGACGAATTCAGGGCAGTTCCAAATTTCACTTATTAATCCTGGTTTTAAGATAGCCATAGAGGATAATGGTACTAATTTCCCTGGTGCCTTTAATGTGGGTGGATTTTTTAGCGGAACTGATGCTACTAGTATGTCTGTTAAAAGCGAGTATTTAAATGATCCTAGTTTGCTTAGAGGTAGTAAAAACGGAAGCGATGGGGATAATGACATATCCAATCAAATCATCCAGCTTCAGTATGAGGAACTAAATTTTTACAATGCCGATGGAACTGTTAATAAGGTCTCAATTGACGGGTATTACAGGCTTTTTACAGGTAGGATTGCTTCTGATGGCGAGGCTGTAACTAATACTCATTCCACAAATACAACCTTATACAATACCGTTTATGATGAATTTCAGTCTAAAAACGGCGTAAGCACCAATGAAGAACTAGCCGCTCTTATACAGTTTCAAAGCTCTTACGGTGCGGCCGCTAAGGTTGTTACCACTGTTGATCAAATGCTTGATACGTTATTAGGTCTTAAACAATAA
- a CDS encoding TIGR02757 family protein, whose product MLTKQILDELASKKNTQAALFEHADPLQVASVYKDEYVSLLCALFAYGNAKLIVKFLKSLNFNLLDESEESIKKELRNFKYRFQNQEDVRQIFISMRRLKQESSIEDILAKPYESGGIVLALKALIDKIYSINSYESPGYSFFFSKSFKQEPSSPMKRYNMYLRWMVRKDRLDLGLFKKIDKKDLLIPLDTHTHKVALAFCLMQRKTYDFKAVLELTQKLKEFDNLDPIKYDFALYRLGQSKEYKNF is encoded by the coding sequence ATGCTTACAAAGCAAATTTTAGATGAATTGGCCTCAAAGAAAAACACGCAAGCTGCATTGTTTGAACACGCTGATCCCTTACAGGTAGCTAGTGTATATAAAGATGAGTATGTGTCCTTGCTCTGTGCTTTATTTGCTTATGGCAATGCAAAGCTTATAGTAAAATTTCTAAAGAGCTTAAATTTCAACTTGCTAGATGAGAGCGAGGAGAGCATAAAAAAGGAATTAAGAAATTTCAAATACCGCTTTCAAAACCAAGAGGATGTAAGGCAAATTTTTATAAGCATGAGACGGCTAAAGCAAGAAAGTAGCATAGAGGATATACTTGCAAAGCCTTATGAAAGTGGCGGCATAGTCCTTGCTTTAAAGGCTTTGATAGATAAAATTTATAGTATAAATTCTTATGAAAGCCCCGGGTATTCTTTCTTTTTTTCTAAAAGCTTCAAACAAGAGCCAAGCTCTCCTATGAAAAGGTATAATATGTATCTTAGGTGGATGGTAAGAAAGGATAGGCTTGATTTGGGCTTGTTTAAAAAGATAGATAAAAAAGACTTGCTAATCCCTCTTGATACCCACACGCACAAGGTAGCCTTAGCCTTTTGCTTAATGCAAAGAAAGACTTATGATTTTAAGGCTGTGCTTGAACTAACTCAAAAGCTAAAAGAATTTGATAATTTAGACCCCATTAAATACGATTTCGCTCTTTATAGGCTAGGGCAGAGTAAAGAATATAAAAATTTTTAG